The following proteins come from a genomic window of Denitromonas sp.:
- a CDS encoding alginate export family protein: MISVAIPEPRRLSPMFVAISLVLGVSVPALAGPGSFTEALTGGKASIDARLRYESVDQDNALKNANAFTARVRLGYKTGEFAGFGAFVEAEHINALGGESFNSTTNGETAYSVVADPEATEMNQAYLSYSGLSGTVIKYGRQRIKLDNDRFVGNVGWRQNEQTYDALSVVNSTLPDTTITAAYITNVNRVFSDESTAGNFQMSSPIFNVKYSGFGFGEFVGYAYLLDFDTLASNSTQTYGIRFNGSTPIQSVKALYTAEFASQRDYKDNPGDFSLSYYRLEGGVGLSSVQFNLGQEKLSGNGRFAFQTPLATLHAMNGWTDQFLSTPASGLKDTYVSASTTVQGVKLAAVYHDFRADKGSAKYGTEWNLVATKKIGENYAVGAKYGRYNADSFKVDTDKVWLWAEAKF; the protein is encoded by the coding sequence ATGATCTCAGTCGCAATTCCGGAGCCGCGCCGGCTCTCCCCAATGTTCGTAGCAATATCGCTCGTGCTTGGCGTGTCGGTGCCCGCGTTGGCGGGACCCGGAAGCTTTACAGAAGCACTGACCGGCGGGAAAGCGTCGATTGACGCTCGCCTTCGCTACGAAAGCGTCGATCAGGACAACGCTCTGAAGAATGCGAATGCATTCACAGCCCGTGTGCGTCTTGGCTATAAGACCGGCGAGTTCGCAGGCTTTGGAGCATTTGTCGAGGCAGAGCACATTAATGCCCTGGGGGGAGAGAGTTTTAACAGCACAACCAACGGCGAAACCGCCTACTCAGTCGTCGCCGACCCCGAAGCGACTGAAATGAACCAAGCGTATCTGAGCTACTCCGGCTTGTCTGGGACGGTCATAAAGTATGGCCGTCAGCGTATCAAACTTGATAATGACCGCTTTGTCGGGAACGTAGGCTGGCGCCAGAACGAACAAACCTACGATGCGCTGAGTGTGGTCAATTCCACCTTGCCGGATACGACGATCACCGCTGCATACATCACGAATGTCAACCGGGTCTTCAGTGATGAAAGCACCGCGGGCAATTTCCAGATGAGCTCGCCGATCTTTAACGTCAAGTACTCCGGCTTCGGTTTTGGGGAATTTGTCGGCTATGCTTATCTGCTGGATTTCGACACTCTTGCGTCGAACTCGACGCAAACCTATGGCATTCGCTTTAATGGCAGCACGCCGATTCAGTCGGTCAAGGCGCTCTATACGGCAGAGTTCGCGAGCCAGCGTGACTACAAGGACAATCCGGGCGATTTCAGCCTAAGCTACTATCGTCTCGAGGGCGGTGTTGGTCTATCGAGTGTGCAGTTCAACCTAGGTCAAGAAAAACTGAGCGGCAACGGTAGATTCGCATTCCAGACACCCCTGGCGACCCTGCATGCGATGAACGGCTGGACCGACCAGTTCCTGTCGACCCCGGCCAGCGGTCTCAAGGATACTTATGTCTCGGCGAGCACAACGGTTCAGGGCGTAAAGCTTGCAGCGGTTTATCATGACTTCCGCGCGGACAAGGGAAGTGCAAAATACGGCACTGAGTGGAATCTTGTTGCAACAAAAAAGATCGGCGAGAACTATGCGGTAGGAGCCAAGTACGGCCGATATAACGCTGACAGCTTCAAGGTTGACACAGACAAAGTTTGGCTGTGGGCGGAAGCCAAGTTCTAA
- the tnpC gene encoding IS66 family transposase produces MPLPANFDHLDADALRQLLIEQERELVWRQSKIERLTHELALYRRQRYGVRAERLSAEQARLFEETTDADLAAMSEELEQLQADSKVAAPKGQARRKALPPELPRTEIRHEPESTTCACGCQMKRIGEDVAEKLDYTPGHFTVERHTRGKWACAQCRSLVQAPVDAHIIDKGIPTAGLLAQVLVTKYQDHLPLYRQEGIFGRAGLAIPQSTLAQWAGQCGVHLQPLVDALKAELLAQPVLHADETPVAMLEPGAGKTHRAYLWSYSVGAFDPLKAVIYDFTDSRAARHAQTFLGQWRGTLICDDYAGYKTLIAQGVREAGCMAHARRKFFDLTVQGSSQIAGEALEAIGQLYGIEREVAELDLDERLRLRQERSGPILERLHAWLLKQRTEVPNGSSIARAIDYSLKRWAALTHYLNDARVPIDNNWIENQIRPIALGRKNWLFAGSLRAGQRAAAIMSLIQSARLNGHEPFAYLKDVLERLPAQPYSRIGELLPHRWQASA; encoded by the coding sequence ATGCCGCTGCCTGCCAATTTCGATCATCTGGACGCCGACGCCTTGCGCCAACTGCTCATTGAGCAGGAGCGCGAGCTGGTGTGGCGCCAAAGCAAGATCGAACGGCTCACCCATGAGCTGGCGCTGTACAGGCGCCAGCGCTATGGCGTGCGTGCCGAGCGCCTGTCAGCCGAGCAGGCGCGCCTGTTCGAAGAGACCACCGACGCCGATCTGGCGGCGATGAGCGAAGAGCTCGAGCAACTGCAAGCGGACAGCAAGGTAGCAGCACCGAAGGGCCAGGCCCGGCGCAAGGCGTTGCCGCCCGAGTTGCCGCGCACCGAGATCCGCCACGAACCGGAATCGACCACCTGCGCCTGTGGCTGCCAGATGAAGCGCATCGGTGAGGATGTGGCCGAGAAGCTCGACTACACCCCCGGGCACTTCACGGTCGAGCGCCACACCCGCGGCAAGTGGGCCTGCGCCCAATGCCGGAGCCTGGTGCAGGCGCCGGTGGACGCGCACATCATCGACAAGGGCATCCCCACCGCCGGCTTGCTGGCCCAGGTGCTGGTGACCAAGTACCAGGATCACCTGCCGCTGTACCGGCAAGAAGGCATCTTCGGCCGGGCCGGGCTGGCGATCCCGCAATCGACCCTGGCCCAGTGGGCGGGCCAATGCGGCGTGCACCTGCAACCCCTGGTCGATGCGCTCAAGGCCGAACTGCTCGCCCAGCCGGTGCTGCATGCGGACGAGACGCCGGTGGCGATGCTCGAGCCGGGCGCGGGCAAGACACACCGGGCCTACCTGTGGTCCTACAGCGTGGGCGCCTTCGATCCGCTCAAGGCGGTGATCTACGACTTCACCGACAGCCGTGCGGCCCGTCACGCCCAGACCTTCCTGGGCCAGTGGCGCGGCACGCTCATCTGCGATGACTACGCCGGCTACAAGACACTGATCGCCCAAGGTGTGCGTGAGGCCGGATGCATGGCCCATGCGCGGCGCAAGTTCTTCGACCTCACCGTGCAGGGCAGCAGCCAGATCGCTGGCGAGGCACTCGAGGCGATCGGCCAGCTCTATGGCATCGAGCGTGAAGTGGCCGAACTGGATCTGGATGAACGACTGAGGCTGAGGCAGGAACGCTCCGGCCCCATCCTCGAGCGGCTGCACGCCTGGCTGCTCAAGCAGCGCACCGAGGTGCCCAACGGTTCGAGCATCGCGCGGGCCATCGACTACAGCCTCAAACGCTGGGCGGCACTGACGCACTACCTGAACGATGCGCGCGTGCCCATCGACAACAACTGGATCGAGAACCAGATCCGGCCGATCGCGCTCGGACGCAAGAACTGGCTGTTCGCCGGCAGCCTGCGCGCGGGGCAGCGCGCCGCCGCCATCATGAGCCTGATCCAGTCAGCGCGCCTGAACGGACACGAACCCTTCGCCTACCTGAAGGATGTGCTTGAGCGACTGCCTGCGCAGCCCTACAGCCGGATCGGGGAATTGCTGCCGCATCGCTGGCAGGCATCTGCATAG
- the tnpB gene encoding IS66 family insertion sequence element accessory protein TnpB (TnpB, as the term is used for proteins encoded by IS66 family insertion elements, is considered an accessory protein, since TnpC, encoded by a neighboring gene, is a DDE family transposase.): MIRVEALWLSATPLDMRAGMDTLLAQVVRVFGAAQPHHAYLFANRRGTRLKVLVHDGFGVWLACRRLNQGRFHWATGQGGFELTRAQFDALVLGLPWHQLRDEGVIRTL; the protein is encoded by the coding sequence ATGATCCGCGTCGAGGCGCTGTGGCTGTCGGCCACCCCGCTGGATATGCGTGCTGGCATGGACACACTGCTCGCGCAGGTGGTGCGCGTGTTCGGTGCGGCGCAGCCCCATCATGCCTATCTGTTCGCCAACCGGCGCGGCACGCGCCTGAAGGTGCTGGTCCACGACGGCTTCGGGGTGTGGCTGGCGTGCCGGCGGCTCAATCAGGGGCGCTTCCATTGGGCCACGGGCCAGGGCGGATTTGAGCTGACGCGCGCGCAGTTCGATGCGCTGGTGCTCGGTTTGCCGTGGCATCAACTGCGCGACGAGGGCGTGATCCGAACACTTTGA
- a CDS encoding transposase: protein MDVVIPRRRRRTHSEAFKQSVISACSAPGVSVAGVALANGLNANQVRRWLRERGVEPPSRRAREAVSLAPSAEARFVPVALAPGAEPRPVIRLDVQRGEARLKLEWPIEAADVCGAWLRQWLA, encoded by the coding sequence ATGGACGTCGTGATCCCGCGCCGGCGTCGGCGCACGCACAGCGAAGCATTCAAGCAATCCGTTATCTCGGCATGCAGCGCACCGGGGGTATCGGTGGCGGGCGTGGCGCTGGCCAACGGGCTGAACGCCAACCAGGTGCGCCGCTGGCTGCGCGAGCGCGGCGTCGAGCCGCCCAGCCGTCGCGCTCGCGAGGCCGTTTCGTTGGCCCCGTCCGCCGAGGCGCGCTTCGTACCGGTCGCGTTGGCGCCTGGCGCCGAGCCCAGGCCCGTCATTCGCCTCGACGTGCAGCGCGGCGAGGCACGGCTCAAGCTCGAGTGGCCGATCGAGGCGGCCGATGTCTGTGGCGCGTGGCTGCGCCAGTGGCTGGCATGA
- the copK gene encoding periplasmic Cu(I)/Cu(II)-binding protein CopK produces MDKIANISKEQIMYKKLAVMAASALIATSVFAADTHNLADTIVLKDGSTLYIYKDGKMTMEDKVGRPTTMMEGHAMETKDGKKIMMKGNEIWRLHRVIP; encoded by the coding sequence ATGGACAAAATTGCAAATATCTCCAAGGAGCAAATAATGTACAAAAAACTTGCAGTGATGGCTGCCTCAGCGTTGATTGCAACTTCCGTTTTTGCGGCTGACACCCACAATCTTGCGGACACTATTGTCCTCAAGGACGGTTCAACGCTGTATATCTACAAAGACGGCAAGATGACTATGGAAGACAAGGTCGGAAGGCCGACTACCATGATGGAAGGCCATGCGATGGAAACAAAGGATGGTAAAAAAATCATGATGAAAGGCAATGAGATTTGGCGCCTGCATCGGGTCATTCCCTGA
- a CDS encoding HD-GYP domain-containing protein produces MLDRANPGPDDAESFSPAAFVEALAEALDLRERETGLHSRRVACHTQVLARQFADDPAVLRQIYWGALLHDLGKIGVPDEILLKASPLDAEEWAVMRRHPDDGFRIVSHLPNMSVAAQIVQCHEERFDGSGYPRGLAGNAIPLGARLFAVIDTLDAMTSDRPYRAGVSFDAAKTEILAMAGTQFDPLAVNAMIRAEAELRKMVTMKCAQFDVRSI; encoded by the coding sequence TTGCTCGACCGCGCGAATCCGGGCCCCGACGATGCAGAATCATTTTCGCCGGCAGCTTTTGTCGAAGCCTTGGCAGAAGCCCTCGATCTGCGCGAACGCGAAACCGGCCTACACTCCCGCCGTGTCGCCTGCCACACCCAAGTCTTGGCGCGCCAGTTCGCCGACGACCCCGCCGTGCTGCGCCAGATCTACTGGGGTGCGCTTTTGCATGACCTCGGAAAGATCGGGGTCCCAGACGAAATCCTGCTCAAGGCGAGCCCGCTAGATGCGGAGGAATGGGCGGTGATGCGCCGCCACCCAGACGACGGCTTTCGCATTGTGAGTCACCTGCCCAACATGAGCGTTGCTGCCCAGATAGTGCAATGCCACGAGGAGCGTTTTGACGGTAGCGGCTATCCGCGCGGTCTAGCCGGTAACGCGATCCCGCTGGGTGCGCGCTTGTTCGCTGTCATCGATACGCTGGACGCGATGACCTCTGACCGCCCTTACCGGGCTGGCGTGTCCTTTGATGCGGCCAAAACAGAAATCCTTGCGATGGCAGGTACTCAGTTCGATCCGCTGGCCGTCAACGCGATGATCCGTGCCGAGGCCGAACTGCGGAAGATGGTAACCATGAAATGCGCACAATTTGATGTGCGCAGCATTTGA
- a CDS encoding YHS domain-containing protein, giving the protein MNTQARVKDVVCGMMVAPNSYPTDYQGQPFAFCSAQCHERFVANPHLYIGRPGQPAPKQQGLKVLKRRKFVLDLPLDTAQAAALSTQIGAMMGIEALDVEAADIAVTYDLLQATAEQIEAALAAAGAQLGSGWAERLRRGFVHYTEECEIGQLQVGPPSGCH; this is encoded by the coding sequence ATGAACACACAAGCACGCGTCAAGGATGTCGTCTGCGGCATGATGGTCGCCCCGAACAGCTACCCGACCGACTATCAAGGCCAGCCCTTTGCGTTTTGTTCTGCGCAGTGCCACGAACGCTTTGTCGCCAACCCCCATCTCTACATTGGCCGCCCTGGCCAACCGGCCCCCAAGCAGCAAGGCTTGAAGGTGCTCAAACGGCGCAAGTTTGTACTCGACCTGCCGCTGGATACGGCCCAGGCAGCGGCGCTGAGCACGCAGATTGGCGCAATGATGGGAATTGAAGCGCTCGACGTCGAGGCCGCCGACATTGCCGTCACCTATGATTTGTTGCAGGCCACCGCCGAGCAGATCGAAGCCGCCCTGGCTGCCGCTGGCGCACAACTGGGCAGCGGTTGGGCGGAGCGCCTGCGCCGCGGGTTTGTGCATTACACCGAAGAATGCGAGATCGGTCAGTTGCAAGTCGGCCCGCCCTCGGGCTGCCATTGA
- a CDS encoding heavy metal translocating P-type ATPase — protein MKPQDENAPEHAGHSAACHHDHATGQPHAPAPIKDPVCGMTVAPDANKPTAQHDGQTYHFCSSKCHDKFVADPAHYLNGAHKTAKVAPKGTQYTCPMHPEIVRDAPGECPKCGMALEPMGVPSADDGPNPELVDFRRRFWVGAVLTIPLLILTMGPFVGLGFIREMIGERTVLWIELLLGSPVILWSGWPFFERGVKSVINRSLNMFTLISLGVGAAYLFSVAAVLMPDIFPAGFRDAEGHVGVYFEAGAVIVVLVLLGQLMELGARERTGSAIRALLDLAPKTARIIRADNREEEIALEDVAVGDRLRVRPGDKVPVDGVVLEGRSSIDESMISGESVPVEKTEGDTVTGATINGTGSLIIEAKRVGADTLLSQIVDMVANAQRSRAPIQKLADSVAGKFVPAVLGIAVLAFIGWAVWGPTPALAYALVSAVAVLIIACPCALGLATPMSIMTATGRGAQAGVLIKNAEALERFAKVDILIVDKTGTLTVGKPKLVAVLPSQGHDEDEVLRLAASLERGSEHPLAEAIVSGAEARGVALAKADAFEAITGKGVKGEVDGKAVALGNAKLLEELGVDARRDMDEANRRRDQGETVMFVLIGNEIAGLVSVADPVKDSTPEALKALHAQGLRIVMATGDNERTARAVAARLGIDEIRADVLPADKARIVKELQGAGHKVAMAGDGVNDAPALAQADVGIAMGTGADVAIESAGFTLVKGDLTGIVRARKLSVATMRNIRQNLFFALVYNAAGVPVAAGVLYPFFGLLISPIFAAAAMSLSSVSVITNALRLRRVDI, from the coding sequence ATGAAACCGCAGGACGAAAACGCGCCAGAACATGCTGGCCACAGCGCAGCTTGCCATCATGACCACGCTACGGGGCAACCCCATGCGCCCGCGCCGATCAAAGATCCGGTGTGCGGCATGACGGTGGCGCCCGACGCCAACAAGCCGACAGCGCAGCACGACGGCCAGACCTATCATTTTTGCTCCAGCAAGTGCCACGACAAGTTCGTCGCCGATCCGGCGCATTACCTGAACGGCGCACACAAAACCGCCAAAGTGGCCCCGAAGGGCACGCAATACACTTGCCCGATGCACCCCGAGATCGTGCGCGACGCCCCCGGCGAATGCCCGAAGTGCGGTATGGCGCTGGAGCCGATGGGCGTCCCATCCGCCGACGACGGTCCGAACCCTGAGCTGGTCGACTTCCGCCGCCGCTTCTGGGTCGGCGCCGTGTTGACCATCCCGCTACTGATTCTGACCATGGGCCCGTTTGTCGGGCTGGGTTTCATCCGCGAGATGATCGGCGAGCGCACCGTTCTATGGATCGAGTTGCTGCTGGGCTCGCCGGTGATCCTGTGGTCGGGCTGGCCGTTTTTTGAGCGCGGCGTCAAATCGGTTATCAATCGCAGCCTTAACATGTTCACCCTGATCTCGCTCGGCGTGGGTGCGGCCTATCTGTTCAGTGTGGCGGCAGTGCTGATGCCGGATATCTTCCCGGCCGGTTTCCGTGACGCCGAGGGCCATGTCGGGGTGTACTTCGAAGCCGGCGCGGTGATCGTGGTGCTGGTGCTACTCGGTCAGTTGATGGAACTGGGCGCACGTGAGCGCACGGGCTCGGCAATCCGCGCGCTGCTCGACCTGGCCCCAAAAACGGCGCGCATCATCCGCGCCGACAATCGCGAAGAAGAAATCGCACTCGAAGACGTCGCGGTGGGAGACCGCTTGCGGGTGCGTCCCGGCGACAAGGTGCCGGTCGATGGCGTAGTACTCGAAGGTCGCTCGTCGATCGACGAGTCGATGATCTCTGGCGAGTCGGTGCCGGTCGAGAAGACCGAAGGCGACACCGTCACCGGTGCCACTATCAACGGCACCGGCTCACTCATCATCGAAGCCAAGCGCGTCGGTGCCGATACGCTGCTATCGCAGATTGTCGACATGGTCGCCAACGCACAGCGCTCGCGCGCACCGATCCAGAAACTCGCCGACTCGGTGGCGGGCAAGTTCGTTCCGGCCGTGCTCGGTATTGCGGTGCTGGCCTTTATTGGCTGGGCCGTCTGGGGGCCAACGCCAGCCTTGGCGTACGCGCTGGTGTCGGCGGTAGCGGTGTTGATCATCGCCTGCCCGTGCGCACTGGGGCTGGCCACACCGATGTCGATCATGACCGCCACGGGCCGCGGCGCCCAAGCCGGCGTGCTCATCAAGAACGCCGAGGCGCTGGAGCGCTTTGCCAAAGTCGACATCCTGATCGTGGACAAGACCGGCACACTCACCGTGGGCAAACCCAAACTGGTGGCGGTGTTACCGTCGCAAGGGCATGACGAAGATGAGGTGCTGCGCCTCGCGGCCAGTCTGGAGCGCGGCTCCGAACACCCGCTGGCCGAAGCGATTGTCAGTGGCGCGGAAGCACGCGGTGTGGCACTAGCCAAGGCCGACGCGTTCGAGGCTATCACCGGAAAGGGTGTCAAAGGCGAGGTCGATGGCAAGGCGGTGGCACTGGGCAACGCCAAGCTGCTTGAGGAACTGGGCGTGGATGCCCGGCGTGACATGGATGAAGCCAATCGCCGGCGCGACCAGGGTGAGACCGTGATGTTCGTGCTGATCGGCAACGAAATCGCCGGTCTGGTCAGCGTCGCCGACCCGGTCAAAGACAGCACGCCAGAGGCGCTCAAGGCGCTGCACGCACAAGGACTACGCATCGTCATGGCCACGGGAGACAACGAACGCACCGCCCGTGCGGTCGCCGCGCGGCTCGGCATCGACGAGATCCGCGCCGACGTGCTGCCGGCCGACAAGGCGCGCATCGTCAAGGAGTTGCAGGGGGCCGGCCACAAGGTGGCAATGGCCGGCGATGGTGTCAACGACGCCCCCGCGCTGGCCCAGGCCGACGTGGGCATCGCCATGGGTACCGGCGCCGACGTGGCCATCGAGAGCGCCGGCTTCACTTTGGTCAAGGGCGACCTGACCGGCATCGTGCGCGCACGCAAACTGTCCGTCGCCACCATGCGCAACATTCGCCAGAATCTCTTCTTCGCGCTGGTCTACAACGCCGCCGGCGTGCCGGTGGCGGCCGGAGTGCTCTACCCCTTCTTTGGCCTCCTCATCTCGCCCATCTTTGCGGCTGCGGCCATGAGTCTGTCTTCAGTCTCGGTGATCACAAACGCCCTGCGTCTGCGACGCGTCGACATCTGA
- a CDS encoding DUF2933 domain-containing protein has protein sequence MDASRSQKKSPPSQPARSVHRAWWVFGGFAAITFAMLGIEHQAHLLGWLPWLFLLACPLMHVFMHGGHGHGGHGKHSNKDAGDDK, from the coding sequence ATGGACGCCTCAAGATCACAAAAAAAATCTCCGCCAAGCCAGCCAGCGCGATCTGTACATCGGGCTTGGTGGGTATTTGGTGGGTTTGCAGCCATCACCTTCGCAATGCTCGGCATTGAGCACCAGGCGCACCTTCTCGGATGGCTCCCGTGGCTGTTCCTGCTCGCCTGCCCACTGATGCATGTGTTCATGCACGGCGGTCACGGCCATGGCGGCCACGGCAAGCACAGCAACAAAGACGCTGGAGACGACAAATGA
- a CDS encoding OmpW family protein, protein MIAALVAMTACSPLLAQQPDGDWMIRARVVNIDTANKSDAIPALGVASDDIHVSSKAIPELDISYFFTKNIAAELVLTYPQEHNVSVAGTKIGTVRELPPTLLLQYHFMPDAQFRPYVGAGINYTRFSSVDLNVPGVGDLEVDKDSFGLALQVGMDVQLSKQWFFNVDLKKVKMGTDVKLAGGGKVSSIDIDPWLFGIGLGYRF, encoded by the coding sequence ATGATCGCAGCGCTGGTTGCCATGACGGCTTGCTCGCCGTTGCTGGCACAGCAGCCAGACGGCGACTGGATGATCCGCGCACGGGTGGTCAACATCGACACCGCCAATAAGTCGGACGCCATTCCCGCGCTCGGCGTGGCTTCTGACGATATCCACGTCAGCAGCAAGGCGATTCCGGAACTGGACATCAGCTACTTCTTCACCAAGAATATTGCAGCCGAGCTGGTGCTGACCTATCCGCAGGAACATAACGTCTCGGTAGCCGGGACCAAGATCGGCACGGTCCGCGAACTGCCGCCGACGCTGCTGCTGCAATACCACTTCATGCCGGATGCACAGTTCCGTCCATATGTCGGCGCCGGCATCAACTACACCCGCTTCTCCAGCGTTGACCTCAACGTGCCCGGCGTGGGCGATCTTGAAGTCGATAAGGACAGCTTCGGCCTGGCGCTGCAGGTGGGCATGGATGTTCAGCTCTCGAAGCAGTGGTTCTTCAACGTCGACCTGAAGAAGGTCAAGATGGGCACCGACGTGAAGCTGGCCGGTGGCGGCAAAGTCAGCTCGATCGACATCGATCCGTGGCTGTTTGGTATCGGCTTGGGCTATCGCTTCTGA